A window of the Actinomycetota bacterium genome harbors these coding sequences:
- a CDS encoding LysR family transcriptional regulator, producing the protein MDLRQIEYFVVVARQRNFSRAAQVLGVAQPALSQQVKRLEDELGVKLLDRSTRPVTLTDAGEAFQARAERVLAEARMAREHMREFAGIGRGRLVVGALPALASLWLPAALGDFYRAHPRVEISVREENTEELARLLGTGQLDLALLHAVPGMASGGPNLQGLVMERLFDEELVVIASTGHPLAGRRSVRLAELRNEPFVLLARGSGLAHTVLGAAGAEGFTPQVAAEATSMPTLRALVAAGLGVSVVPRLPASAPGPAVAVLPLRPALPSHSTAVAWRGGLRPSATTEALLGYVRGHAQGLLSR; encoded by the coding sequence ATGGACCTTCGGCAGATCGAGTACTTCGTGGTGGTGGCCCGCCAGCGCAACTTCTCGCGCGCCGCCCAGGTCCTGGGGGTGGCTCAGCCCGCTCTGTCCCAGCAGGTGAAGCGGCTGGAGGACGAGCTGGGCGTCAAACTGCTGGACCGCTCCACCCGGCCCGTCACCCTCACCGACGCAGGTGAGGCCTTCCAGGCCCGGGCCGAGCGGGTCCTGGCCGAGGCTCGCATGGCGCGCGAGCACATGCGGGAGTTCGCGGGTATCGGCCGGGGCCGGCTGGTGGTGGGCGCCCTGCCCGCCCTGGCCTCGTTGTGGCTGCCGGCTGCGCTGGGGGACTTCTACCGGGCCCACCCGCGCGTCGAGATCTCGGTGCGGGAGGAGAACACCGAAGAGCTGGCCCGCCTCCTGGGCACGGGGCAGCTCGACCTCGCCCTGCTCCACGCCGTGCCGGGCATGGCGTCGGGCGGCCCGAACCTCCAGGGCCTGGTCATGGAGCGGTTGTTCGACGAGGAACTTGTGGTGATCGCCAGCACCGGCCACCCGCTGGCCGGCCGCCGGTCGGTCCGCCTGGCCGAGCTGCGCAACGAGCCGTTCGTGTTGCTGGCCCGGGGTTCGGGCCTGGCCCACACCGTGCTGGGTGCGGCCGGGGCGGAGGGCTTCACCCCCCAGGTGGCGGCCGAGGCAACCAGCATGCCCACCCTCCGGGCGCTGGTGGCCGCCGGGCTGGGCGTGTCGGTCGTCCCCCGCCTGCCGGCCAGCGCGCCGGGCCCGGCCGTGGCCGTGCTTCCCCTGCGCCCGGCCCTGCCCAGCCACTCGACGGCGGTGGCCTGGCGAGGCGGCCTGCGCCCCTCGGCCACCACCGAGGCCCTGCTGGGCTAC
- a CDS encoding class I SAM-dependent methyltransferase gives MSGAAATRWADALAGWAIPAEIVEAAPEGPPWRFPPEVFAWTPERSAFERPMVTPSRQRALEAVEGGGTVLDVGAGGGRASLPLVPPASRVTAADASEELLAAFADAARREGVEFETVLGRWPDIASEVGAADLVVCHNVFYNVPDLVAFAQALTEHARRRVVAEITMDHPASNLNPLWKALHGIDRPAGPTALDAVAVLEEMGLDVQWEQWERQLAPSYRSRDDAIAFARRRLCVGPERDAEIDAILPTDYERPLRRSVTIWWPGQAGAG, from the coding sequence ATGAGCGGAGCCGCCGCGACCCGCTGGGCCGACGCACTGGCCGGTTGGGCCATACCTGCGGAGATCGTCGAAGCCGCCCCGGAGGGGCCGCCGTGGCGGTTCCCACCCGAGGTCTTCGCCTGGACACCCGAGCGATCGGCCTTCGAACGTCCGATGGTGACGCCCTCGCGCCAGCGGGCCCTTGAGGCCGTCGAGGGCGGTGGGACCGTTCTCGACGTGGGCGCGGGTGGGGGCCGGGCCAGCCTGCCCCTGGTGCCGCCCGCCAGCCGCGTGACGGCCGCCGACGCCAGCGAGGAACTGCTGGCCGCCTTTGCCGACGCCGCCCGCCGGGAAGGGGTCGAGTTCGAGACCGTGCTCGGGCGCTGGCCCGATATCGCCTCCGAGGTCGGGGCAGCCGACTTGGTCGTGTGCCACAACGTCTTCTACAACGTGCCCGACCTGGTGGCGTTCGCCCAGGCCCTCACCGAGCACGCTCGCCGCCGCGTGGTGGCCGAGATCACCATGGACCACCCGGCGTCCAACCTCAACCCCCTGTGGAAGGCCCTGCACGGCATCGACCGCCCGGCCGGCCCGACGGCCCTCGACGCTGTGGCCGTGCTGGAAGAGATGGGCCTCGACGTTCAGTGGGAGCAGTGGGAGCGCCAACTGGCCCCGTCCTACCGGAGCCGCGACGACGCCATCGCCTTCGCCCGCCGGCGGCTGTGCGTGGGCCCCGAGCGCGACGCCGAGATCGACGCCATCCTGCCCACCGACTACGAGCGCCCGCTGCGCCGTTCCGTGACCATCTGGTGGCCCGGCCAGGCGGGAGCCGGCTAG
- a CDS encoding ABC transporter ATP-binding protein gives MNGISVSNLRVTYPGPPPVRAVDDLSLSVEAGECLGVLGESGSGKSTLGRALLGLASDAQVEGDIRLGDLDLTGLDEKGWRDVRWRRISMAMQSAASLNPVLTIGVQLAEPQQVHLGRSRADADQRSAEVLTRVGLGDWALQRHPRELSGGQRRLVLLSMALVCDPEVIVLDEPTAGLDPETRNGVLDVLKRVRSEDKRALVVMSHDADALEMLADQVAVLYRGWLAETGPAREVLSQPRGPYSWALLNARPTLASVKELRGIRGDPPSPTQVAPGCPFTGRCTQEIDSCAQGRPPLLPPTGEHGPRLVACVRGGVVPLLRAKGLTKSYDVPGKLVRKDKFRAADDVSLDVYEGEVVGLVGATGAGKSTVSSMLVRLLEPDSGCIELDGRDLLTLKGADLKAARRRVQLLFQDPFEALSARMTVGQAVQEPLDLQDIGSRDERERLVRETVRAARLPAEDSFLRRFTHELSGGQLQRVALARALVLKPKLLVADEPVSMLDPSEQAKVLQLLKQLQVDRGMAMVLVSHDLASVLRVADRVLVMARGRVVEEGTGSELLMKPQHEATQALLRAAGRDLLFDMTKPETAREREQR, from the coding sequence GTGAACGGCATCTCGGTGTCGAACCTGCGGGTCACCTACCCCGGGCCGCCCCCGGTGCGGGCCGTCGACGACCTGTCCCTCTCGGTGGAAGCGGGCGAGTGCCTGGGGGTGCTGGGCGAATCGGGATCGGGCAAGTCGACCCTGGGCCGGGCCCTGCTCGGGCTGGCCAGTGACGCCCAGGTCGAAGGCGACATCCGCCTCGGCGACCTCGACCTGACCGGGCTCGACGAGAAGGGCTGGCGTGACGTCCGGTGGCGCCGGATCTCCATGGCCATGCAGTCGGCGGCTTCGCTCAACCCGGTGCTCACGATCGGCGTGCAGCTGGCCGAACCCCAGCAGGTACACCTGGGCCGGTCCCGGGCCGACGCCGATCAGCGCAGCGCCGAGGTGCTCACCCGGGTCGGGTTGGGCGACTGGGCGCTCCAACGCCACCCCCGCGAGCTGTCCGGCGGCCAGCGCCGCCTGGTGCTGCTCAGCATGGCGCTGGTGTGCGACCCCGAGGTCATCGTGCTCGACGAACCCACGGCCGGGCTCGACCCCGAGACCCGCAACGGGGTGCTCGACGTGCTCAAGCGGGTCCGCAGCGAGGACAAGCGGGCACTGGTGGTGATGAGCCACGACGCCGACGCCCTGGAGATGCTGGCCGACCAGGTGGCCGTGCTCTATCGAGGGTGGCTGGCCGAGACCGGCCCGGCCCGCGAGGTGCTCTCCCAGCCGCGTGGCCCCTACTCGTGGGCCCTGCTCAACGCCCGCCCGACCCTGGCCTCGGTGAAGGAGCTGCGGGGCATCCGGGGCGACCCGCCCAGCCCCACCCAGGTGGCGCCCGGCTGCCCTTTCACGGGGCGCTGCACCCAGGAGATCGACAGTTGTGCCCAGGGCCGGCCGCCCCTGCTGCCCCCGACCGGGGAGCACGGCCCCCGGCTGGTGGCGTGCGTTCGGGGTGGGGTCGTCCCCCTGCTGCGGGCCAAGGGCCTGACGAAGTCCTACGACGTGCCCGGCAAGCTCGTGCGCAAGGACAAGTTCAGGGCGGCCGACGACGTGAGCCTCGACGTCTACGAGGGCGAGGTGGTCGGCCTGGTGGGGGCGACCGGGGCCGGCAAGTCGACGGTGTCGTCGATGCTCGTCCGCCTGCTCGAGCCCGACTCGGGTTGCATCGAGCTCGACGGGCGCGACCTTCTGACCCTCAAGGGGGCGGACCTGAAGGCAGCCCGGCGCAGGGTCCAGCTCCTGTTCCAGGACCCGTTCGAGGCGCTCTCGGCCCGCATGACCGTCGGCCAGGCTGTGCAGGAACCGCTCGACCTCCAGGACATCGGCAGCCGCGACGAGCGGGAGCGCCTGGTCCGCGAGACGGTGCGGGCCGCCCGCCTCCCGGCCGAGGACTCGTTCCTGCGCCGCTTCACCCACGAGCTGTCGGGCGGCCAGCTCCAGCGGGTCGCGCTGGCCCGTGCCCTGGTCCTCAAGCCCAAGCTGCTGGTGGCCGACGAGCCCGTCTCGATGCTCGACCCCTCCGAGCAGGCCAAGGTGCTCCAACTCCTCAAACAGCTCCAGGTCGACCGGGGCATGGCCATGGTCCTGGTGTCCCACGACCTCGCTTCGGTGCTGCGGGTGGCCGACCGCGTCCTGGTGATGGCCAGGGGCCGGGTGGTGGAGGAGGGCACGGGCAGCGAGCTGCTGATGAAGCCCCAGCACGAGGCCACCCAGGCCCTCCTGCGGGCTGCCGGGCGGGACCTCTTGTTCGATATGACCAAGCCGGAGACGGCACGAGAAAGGGAGCAGAGATGA
- a CDS encoding FmdE family protein produces the protein MIDEQLLDRVVDFHGHMCPGLAMGIQAAQIALREIGPHAKDEEVVAVVETDMCGVDGIQFLTGCTFGKGNLQHRDWGKNAYSFYRRSDGKAIRIVGRPDAWARNPEHQALSAKVRANMATDEEKARFRELHQSESKRVLELDPDSLFEVQPVAGPAPQRARIHASVVCAQCGEGTMETRIRRIAGRELCPPCFDAAMAGDEPVAAPTRRPGQ, from the coding sequence GTGATCGACGAGCAACTGCTGGACCGGGTGGTGGACTTCCACGGGCACATGTGCCCCGGGCTGGCCATGGGCATCCAGGCCGCCCAGATCGCCCTGCGGGAGATCGGGCCCCACGCCAAGGACGAAGAGGTGGTGGCCGTGGTGGAGACCGACATGTGCGGGGTCGACGGCATCCAGTTCCTCACCGGCTGCACGTTCGGCAAGGGCAACCTCCAGCACCGCGACTGGGGCAAGAACGCCTACAGCTTCTATCGCCGGTCCGACGGCAAGGCCATCCGCATCGTGGGCCGGCCCGACGCCTGGGCCCGCAACCCCGAACACCAGGCGCTGTCCGCCAAGGTACGGGCCAACATGGCCACCGACGAGGAGAAGGCCCGCTTCCGCGAGCTTCACCAGTCCGAGTCCAAGCGGGTCCTCGAGCTCGACCCCGACTCGCTGTTCGAGGTCCAGCCCGTGGCCGGCCCCGCTCCCCAGCGGGCCCGCATCCACGCCAGCGTCGTGTGCGCCCAGTGCGGCGAGGGGACCATGGAGACCCGCATCCGCCGCATCGCCGGCCGCGAGCTGTGCCCGCCGTGCTTCGACGCGGCCATGGCCGGCGACGAGCCGGTAGCCGCCCCGACCCGCCGTCCCGGTCAGTGA
- a CDS encoding ABC transporter permease codes for MTATLSPPGDVDAPGPGGEVRQSRRDKRRSRANKPPRPPFPVIGWIGLAIVGVFAALALAAPYLSPYRTIELAGRPLEAPSGSHLLGTNGVGQDVATQLLSGARVSLFVALVAGGGTLLIGAILGMVAGWAGGTTDAVLMRIVDLVLVIPKVPLLIVVGTYAGPGLAMLSLIIALTAWPPTARVVRSQVLSLRRRAHVKAALGFGANSAQILRHHILPEVGLILVAGFVGAAGRAITFEAGLAFLGLGDPSRASWGAVLRDSLNFSGLFFTQAWKWWLVPPVVSISVLLLGVTFLGIGLEQRINPRLVRHQAGAAPRVRGAR; via the coding sequence ATGACGGCCACCCTGTCGCCCCCCGGCGACGTCGACGCACCCGGGCCGGGCGGTGAAGTCCGCCAGAGCAGGCGGGACAAGCGCCGGTCACGTGCCAACAAGCCGCCGCGGCCGCCGTTCCCGGTCATCGGCTGGATCGGCCTGGCCATCGTCGGGGTGTTCGCGGCGCTGGCCCTGGCCGCGCCTTACCTGAGCCCCTACCGGACCATCGAGCTGGCGGGCCGCCCGCTGGAGGCGCCCAGCGGTAGCCACCTGCTGGGCACCAACGGGGTCGGCCAGGACGTGGCCACCCAGCTCCTCAGTGGGGCGCGGGTGTCGCTGTTCGTCGCCCTGGTGGCCGGAGGGGGCACCCTGCTGATCGGCGCCATCTTGGGCATGGTCGCGGGTTGGGCCGGAGGGACCACCGATGCCGTGCTCATGCGGATCGTCGACCTGGTGCTGGTGATCCCCAAGGTCCCACTGCTGATCGTTGTCGGCACCTACGCCGGGCCGGGGCTGGCGATGCTCTCGCTGATCATCGCCCTGACCGCCTGGCCCCCCACCGCCCGCGTCGTTCGGTCCCAGGTGCTGTCGTTGCGGCGGCGCGCCCACGTCAAGGCGGCCCTGGGGTTCGGGGCCAACTCGGCCCAGATACTGCGTCACCACATCCTGCCCGAGGTGGGCCTCATCCTGGTGGCCGGGTTCGTGGGGGCCGCCGGCCGGGCCATCACCTTCGAGGCGGGCCTGGCCTTCCTGGGCTTAGGGGACCCCTCGCGGGCCAGTTGGGGTGCCGTCCTGCGCGACTCGCTGAACTTCAGCGGCCTGTTCTTCACCCAGGCCTGGAAGTGGTGGCTGGTACCGCCGGTCGTGTCGATCAGCGTGCTCCTGCTGGGCGTGACGTTCCTGGGGATCGGGCTCGAGCAACGCATCAACCCCCGGCTGGTCCGCCACCAGGCGGGCGCCGCCCCCAGGGTGCGGGGCGCCCGGTGA
- a CDS encoding ABC transporter permease, producing MPTELAEPRTGAPSTEDEPATHPAPARGRRYRAAALRSIGLYALTMMAVVMVVFALPRAMPGDPLRALEDPDNSYYLSDPELRAQLQEYYGLDKPLVEQFRSYVTGLATGDLGFSIARKAEVSHLIRLHLPWTLLLMGVSLALASGLSFMAGVAATWKRGRFGDRALTIGLTIARAVPEYALAAVLLISFAVVVPLFPLAGAKTPFNDYTGAHKYYDIARHMVLPVTALTLSLLGTKFLLVRNTMISTLGQDYMVLARAKGLPDRMMKYRHAGRNALLPFLTVLGIQAGFAVGGSVFVETVFAYPGMGTLILRAVEARDYPVLEATFLVLALVVLAVNLLLELIYARVDPRVGAE from the coding sequence TTGCCCACCGAACTGGCCGAGCCCCGTACGGGCGCGCCCTCCACCGAGGATGAGCCCGCCACCCACCCCGCTCCGGCGCGGGGACGGCGCTACCGGGCGGCCGCCCTTCGTTCCATCGGGCTGTACGCGCTCACGATGATGGCCGTGGTCATGGTGGTCTTCGCCCTGCCCCGGGCCATGCCCGGCGACCCGCTGCGCGCCCTCGAGGACCCGGACAACAGCTACTACCTGAGCGACCCCGAGCTGCGGGCCCAGCTCCAGGAGTACTACGGGCTCGACAAGCCGCTGGTGGAGCAGTTCCGCAGCTACGTCACCGGCCTGGCCACCGGCGACCTGGGGTTCTCGATCGCCCGCAAGGCCGAGGTGTCCCATCTCATCCGCCTCCACCTCCCTTGGACACTGCTGCTCATGGGCGTCTCTCTGGCCCTCGCCTCCGGCCTCAGCTTCATGGCCGGGGTGGCGGCCACCTGGAAGCGGGGCCGGTTCGGCGACCGGGCCCTGACGATCGGGTTGACCATCGCCAGGGCCGTTCCCGAGTACGCGCTGGCGGCCGTGCTGCTGATCTCGTTCGCGGTGGTCGTGCCCCTGTTCCCGCTGGCCGGGGCCAAGACCCCGTTCAACGACTACACCGGGGCCCACAAGTACTACGACATCGCACGCCACATGGTCCTGCCCGTGACCGCCCTGACGCTCTCGCTCCTGGGCACCAAGTTCCTGCTCGTGCGCAACACCATGATCTCCACCCTGGGCCAGGACTACATGGTCCTGGCCCGGGCCAAGGGCCTGCCCGACCGGATGATGAAGTACCGCCACGCCGGGCGCAACGCCCTGCTCCCGTTCCTCACCGTCTTGGGGATCCAAGCCGGCTTCGCGGTCGGTGGCTCGGTGTTCGTCGAGACCGTCTTCGCCTACCCAGGCATGGGGACGCTGATCCTGAGGGCCGTCGAGGCTCGGGACTACCCGGTGCTGGAGGCGACCTTCTTGGTGCTGGCCCTGGTGGTGCTGGCCGTCAACCTCCTGCTCGAACTGATCTACGCCCGCGTCGACCCCCGGGTGGGGGCCGAATGA